A section of the Serratia liquefaciens ATCC 27592 genome encodes:
- a CDS encoding glutamine synthetase family protein: protein MQTNIVEVENFVQHHEEKRSSAFQREVKKYLERYPLTQHVDVLLTDLNGSFRGKRIPVGGLSKLEKGCYFPASVFAMDILGNVVEEAGLGQELGEPDHICVPVLGTLTPSAADPQYIGQVLLTMLDEDGTPFDVEPRNVLNRVWQRLRQRGLSPVVAVELEFYLIDRQRDSEGYLQPPCAPGTQERNTQSQVYSVDNLNNFADVLSEIDELARLQGLPADGAVAEASPGQFEVNLHHTDNVLQACDHALALKRLIRMVAEKHNMQATFMAKPYEEHAGSGMHVHISMLDRQGNNVLADDDGEDSALLKQALAGMIALMPSSIALLAPNVNAYRRFQPGMYVPTQASWGHNNRTVALRIPCGDRDSHRVEYRVAGADANPYLVMATILAGIVYGLETPLPLQEPVTGNGLEQDGLPFPIRQSDALYEFEHQPVLNALLGERFSHVYLACKTDELVQFERLITDTEIEWMLKNA, encoded by the coding sequence ATGCAGACCAACATAGTAGAAGTGGAAAACTTTGTTCAGCACCACGAAGAAAAGCGAAGTAGCGCGTTCCAACGTGAAGTGAAGAAGTATCTGGAACGTTATCCATTAACTCAGCACGTTGACGTTCTGTTGACCGACCTTAACGGCAGCTTCCGCGGCAAACGGATACCGGTTGGCGGGCTGAGCAAACTGGAGAAGGGCTGTTACTTCCCGGCGTCGGTGTTTGCGATGGATATTCTTGGCAACGTGGTTGAAGAGGCCGGATTGGGGCAAGAGCTCGGTGAGCCGGACCACATCTGTGTACCGGTGTTGGGCACGCTGACGCCGTCGGCGGCGGATCCACAATATATCGGCCAGGTACTGCTCACCATGCTGGATGAAGATGGTACTCCCTTTGACGTTGAACCGCGCAATGTGCTGAACCGAGTGTGGCAGCGTTTGCGTCAGCGCGGGCTATCCCCCGTAGTAGCGGTAGAGTTGGAGTTCTATCTCATCGATCGTCAGCGTGATTCGGAAGGGTATCTGCAGCCGCCGTGTGCGCCGGGTACGCAGGAGCGTAACACCCAAAGCCAGGTCTATTCGGTAGACAACCTTAACAACTTTGCCGACGTGTTAAGTGAGATAGACGAACTGGCACGCCTGCAGGGACTGCCGGCAGACGGTGCGGTGGCCGAAGCCTCGCCCGGTCAGTTTGAAGTCAATCTGCACCATACCGACAACGTGCTGCAGGCCTGCGACCATGCGCTGGCGTTGAAACGCCTGATCCGCATGGTGGCAGAAAAACACAACATGCAGGCCACCTTCATGGCCAAGCCGTATGAAGAGCACGCCGGCAGTGGCATGCACGTGCATATCAGCATGCTGGACCGCCAGGGCAACAATGTCCTCGCCGATGATGACGGCGAAGACTCTGCATTGTTGAAACAGGCTCTGGCGGGAATGATCGCCCTGATGCCTTCTTCTATTGCGCTGTTGGCGCCGAACGTTAACGCCTACCGCCGCTTCCAGCCGGGCATGTACGTGCCGACTCAGGCATCCTGGGGCCATAACAACCGCACAGTGGCACTGCGTATCCCTTGCGGCGATCGCGATAGCCACCGGGTGGAGTACCGCGTGGCCGGTGCCGATGCCAACCCTTATCTGGTGATGGCGACCATCCTGGCGGGCATCGTCTACGGGCTGGAAACACCGCTGCCGCTGCAAGAGCCGGTAACCGGCAACGGGCTGGAGCAGGACGGACTGCCATTCCCTATCCGCCAGAGCGATGCACTGTATGAATTCGAGCATCAGCCGGTGTTGAATGCGCTGCTGGGTGAAAGGTTCAGCCATGTTTATCTGGCCTGTAAAACGGATGAGCTGGTGCAGTTTGAGCGCCTGATCACCGATACCGAAATCGAGTGGATGCTGAAAAACGCCTGA
- a CDS encoding APC family permease, translating to MAINAIEVNEAAKPQLRKSLKLWQVVMMGLAYLTPMTVFDTFGIVSGLTDGHVPAAYLLALAGVLFTAISYGKLVRKFPTAGSAYTYAQKAINPHVGFLVGWSSLLDYLFLPMINTLLAKIYLTALFPEVPPWVWVVGFVIIITAINLKSVNLVANFNTLFVLAQIAIIVVFIFLVVRGLHNGEGLGTVWSLQPFINENAHLLPIITGATILCFSFLGFDAVTTLCEETPDAAKVIPKAIFLTALYGGVIFISVSFFIQLFFPSIQRFHQPDAALPEIALYVGGKLFQSIFLCITFINTLASGLASHASVSRLLYVMGRDNVFPEKYFGYIHPKWRTPSLNVLLVGLVALSALSFDLVTATALINFGALVAFTFVNLSVISHFYIREGRNKSWKDRFNYLFLPLVGALTVGVLWLNLEKSSLTMGLIWAGLGFAYLVYLTRRFRQPPPQFERQPQQ from the coding sequence ATGGCGATTAATGCGATCGAGGTTAATGAGGCGGCCAAGCCGCAACTGCGTAAAAGCCTGAAGCTGTGGCAAGTGGTGATGATGGGGTTGGCTTACCTGACGCCCATGACGGTGTTTGACACCTTCGGCATTGTCTCCGGCCTGACCGACGGCCACGTCCCGGCCGCTTATCTGTTGGCGCTGGCCGGCGTGTTGTTTACCGCCATCAGCTACGGCAAGTTGGTTCGCAAGTTTCCGACCGCCGGTTCCGCCTATACCTATGCGCAAAAGGCCATTAACCCGCACGTCGGTTTTTTGGTGGGGTGGTCCTCGCTGCTCGACTACCTGTTCCTGCCGATGATCAACACCCTGTTGGCAAAGATTTATCTGACCGCGCTGTTCCCCGAGGTGCCGCCGTGGGTGTGGGTGGTAGGCTTTGTGATCATCATTACCGCCATCAACCTGAAAAGCGTCAATTTGGTGGCTAACTTTAACACCCTGTTTGTTTTGGCCCAGATAGCGATCATCGTGGTGTTTATCTTCCTGGTCGTGCGCGGCTTGCATAACGGTGAAGGACTGGGGACGGTGTGGAGTCTGCAACCCTTCATCAATGAGAATGCGCATTTGCTGCCGATTATCACCGGCGCCACTATTTTGTGCTTTTCGTTTCTCGGCTTCGACGCGGTCACCACCCTGTGTGAGGAAACGCCCGACGCCGCCAAGGTGATCCCGAAGGCCATCTTCCTGACTGCGCTGTACGGTGGGGTGATCTTCATCAGCGTTTCCTTCTTTATTCAGCTGTTCTTCCCATCTATTCAGCGCTTCCATCAACCGGACGCGGCGCTGCCGGAAATCGCGCTGTACGTGGGCGGCAAGCTGTTCCAGTCAATTTTCCTCTGTATTACCTTTATCAATACCCTGGCATCGGGGCTGGCCTCGCACGCCAGCGTTTCGCGACTGCTGTATGTGATGGGGCGGGATAACGTGTTTCCGGAAAAGTATTTCGGCTATATCCACCCGAAATGGCGCACCCCCTCATTGAACGTGTTGCTGGTTGGGCTGGTGGCGCTGTCGGCGCTATCTTTCGATCTGGTCACCGCGACCGCGCTGATCAACTTCGGTGCGCTGGTGGCCTTCACCTTCGTTAACCTGTCGGTGATCAGCCATTTCTACATTCGCGAGGGGCGCAACAAAAGCTGGAAGGACCGATTTAACTACCTGTTCCTGCCGTTGGTGGGGGCGTTAACGGTTGGCGTGCTGTGGCTGAACCTGGAAAAAAGCTCGCTGACCATGGGGCTGATCTGGGCCGGGCTGGGTTTTGCCTACCTGGTATACCTCACCCGGCGTTTCCGTCAGCCGCCGCCGCAGTTTGAACGGCAGCCGCAGCAATAA
- the yddG gene encoding aromatic amino acid DMT transporter YddG, with protein sequence MSSLPAQYKATLLGLLAILLWSSVVGLIRSVSEGLGPIGGAAMIYSVSAVFLLLALRMPNLRLFPRPYLLLGSLLFVSYEICLSLSLGYANTRLQAIEVGMINYLWPCFTVLMALVFNGQKAKWWLLPGLLLSLFGIGWIMSGEGGWSPAQMLENVRSNPLSYSLAFGGAVIWALYCNLTKKIAQGHNGVVLFITLTAVALWLKYAFSSESGMQFTLPVTLTLLCAGMAMGAGYAAWNVGILRGNMTLLATASYFTPVLSAVFAALVLNTALTANFWQGVVMVTAGSLICWRATRGN encoded by the coding sequence ATGTCTTCTCTGCCCGCCCAATATAAAGCCACCTTGCTCGGTCTGTTGGCGATCCTGCTGTGGAGCAGCGTGGTTGGCCTGATACGCAGCGTCAGCGAAGGGCTGGGGCCGATTGGCGGGGCAGCAATGATCTACAGCGTCAGCGCGGTATTTTTGCTGTTGGCGCTGCGCATGCCGAATTTACGCCTGTTCCCACGCCCCTACCTGCTCCTCGGCAGCCTGCTGTTTGTCAGCTATGAAATCTGCCTGTCGTTGTCTTTGGGCTATGCCAATACCCGTCTGCAAGCGATTGAAGTGGGAATGATCAACTACCTGTGGCCCTGTTTCACCGTGCTGATGGCCCTGGTGTTTAATGGGCAAAAAGCCAAGTGGTGGCTGCTGCCGGGGCTGTTGCTGTCCTTGTTCGGTATTGGCTGGATCATGAGCGGCGAGGGCGGCTGGTCGCCGGCGCAAATGCTGGAAAACGTGCGCAGCAATCCGCTGAGTTATTCGTTGGCTTTTGGCGGCGCGGTTATTTGGGCGCTGTATTGCAATCTGACCAAGAAAATTGCCCAGGGCCATAACGGCGTGGTGTTGTTCATTACGCTGACCGCCGTGGCACTGTGGTTGAAATATGCATTCAGCAGCGAAAGCGGTATGCAATTCACGTTGCCGGTAACCCTGACGTTGCTGTGCGCGGGCATGGCAATGGGAGCAGGCTATGCGGCGTGGAACGTGGGTATATTGCGCGGCAATATGACGCTGTTGGCGACGGCGTCTTACTTTACGCCGGTGCTGTCGGCGGTGTTTGCTGCGCTGGTGCTGAATACTGCACTGACCGCCAATTTTTGGCAGGGGGTGGTGATGGTCACGGCAGGTTCGTTGATTTGTTGGCGGGCAACCCGAGGAAATTAA
- a CDS encoding nucleoside-specific channel-forming protein Tsx, with amino-acid sequence MKKIALAAGVLLAASYSASSMADSKDSQYVSDWWHQSVNVVGSYHTRFGPQLNNDLYLEYEAFAKKDWFDFYGYIDVPKFFGVGNTPDRGIWDKGSPMFMEIEPRFSIDKLTGTDLSFGPFKEWYFANNYIYDLGHNADGRQNTWYMGLGTDIDTGLPMSLSMNIYAKYQWENYQAANENSWDGYRFKVKYFVPLTQVWGGNLSYIGFTNFDFGSDLGKDDFTVNGRQARTSNSIASSHILALNYDHWHYSFVARYFHNGGQWQDGVDIGTPQGPIKSTGWGYYIVAGYNF; translated from the coding sequence ATGAAAAAAATAGCTCTCGCAGCAGGTGTACTGCTCGCAGCGTCTTACAGTGCATCTTCAATGGCTGATAGCAAAGACAGCCAATACGTCTCGGATTGGTGGCACCAAAGCGTTAACGTGGTGGGCAGTTACCACACCCGTTTCGGACCTCAGTTGAACAACGATCTGTACCTGGAATATGAAGCCTTCGCCAAAAAAGATTGGTTCGACTTCTATGGCTACATCGACGTGCCTAAATTCTTCGGCGTGGGCAACACCCCTGACCGTGGTATCTGGGACAAAGGTTCTCCGATGTTTATGGAAATCGAGCCTCGCTTCTCCATCGACAAACTGACCGGCACCGATCTGAGCTTTGGCCCGTTCAAAGAGTGGTACTTCGCCAACAACTACATCTATGACCTGGGCCACAACGCCGACGGCCGTCAGAACACCTGGTATATGGGTCTGGGTACCGACATCGACACCGGCTTGCCAATGAGCCTGTCGATGAACATCTATGCCAAATACCAGTGGGAAAACTACCAGGCTGCCAACGAAAACAGCTGGGACGGTTACCGCTTCAAAGTGAAATACTTTGTGCCGTTGACCCAGGTGTGGGGCGGCAATCTGAGCTACATCGGTTTCACCAACTTTGACTTTGGTTCCGATCTGGGCAAAGACGACTTCACCGTGAACGGTCGTCAGGCGCGTACCAGCAACTCTATCGCTTCCAGCCATATTCTGGCGTTGAACTACGATCACTGGCACTACTCGTTCGTAGCCCGTTACTTCCATAACGGCGGCCAGTGGCAGGACGGCGTGGATATCGGCACTCCTCAGGGGCCAATCAAATCTACTGGCTGGGGTTACTACATCGTGGCCGGTTATAACTTCTGA
- a CDS encoding anti-virulence regulator CigR family protein has product MSKRRTTFTVLALIVSLGLSSAPALADKGGNGNGGGNGHGNSGNHGNNGNNGKHGNKAKDNDGDRGLVSVSISHERARSLALNYGLTGYRSLPPGIAKNLARGKPLPPGIAKKMVPSSMLHDLPYYPGYEWRIAGNDLVLVALSTALVASVINGVFD; this is encoded by the coding sequence ATGAGCAAACGTCGTACTACTTTCACCGTATTGGCGCTGATTGTTTCTCTGGGGTTGTCATCCGCACCGGCGCTGGCCGATAAAGGCGGCAACGGTAACGGCGGGGGTAACGGCCATGGTAACAGCGGCAATCACGGTAATAACGGCAACAATGGCAAGCATGGCAATAAAGCCAAAGATAACGATGGAGACCGCGGCTTGGTTTCCGTCAGTATTTCTCATGAGCGTGCACGTTCTCTGGCCTTGAACTACGGTCTGACCGGCTACCGTTCTTTGCCGCCGGGGATCGCCAAAAATCTGGCGCGTGGCAAGCCTCTCCCTCCGGGCATCGCCAAAAAAATGGTGCCATCCTCTATGCTGCACGATCTGCCTTATTACCCAGGCTATGAGTGGCGCATTGCCGGTAACGATCTGGTGCTGGTGGCGTTGAGTACCGCACTGGTTGCCTCGGTGATCAACGGCGTGTTTGATTGA
- a CDS encoding chorismate mutase: MFRMLLIACCLVSFSALASGGTALGELVNQRLGYMKDVAGYKAQQHLPIEDLVQEAKVLASTQAEAGRLGLDPLSVRPFIIAQMDAAKAIQYRYRADWLAQPESGWQPRPLEQVRPQIAELSSRILQRLAQELKAGALTESARSHFIQAIDQNNLSEADKQRLFTALLAVRAAKAG; the protein is encoded by the coding sequence ATGTTCAGGATGTTATTGATTGCCTGCTGCCTGGTCAGTTTTTCCGCTTTGGCCAGCGGAGGGACGGCACTGGGTGAACTGGTCAATCAGCGTCTGGGTTATATGAAAGACGTTGCCGGCTACAAGGCACAGCAGCATTTGCCGATCGAGGATTTGGTGCAGGAGGCGAAGGTACTCGCAAGCACGCAGGCAGAGGCGGGGCGCTTAGGGCTGGATCCGCTTTCGGTTCGACCGTTTATCATCGCGCAAATGGACGCCGCGAAGGCGATTCAATACCGTTACCGCGCGGACTGGCTGGCGCAGCCGGAAAGCGGCTGGCAGCCACGCCCGCTGGAACAGGTGCGGCCGCAAATTGCCGAGCTCAGCAGTCGCATTTTGCAGCGACTGGCTCAGGAATTAAAAGCCGGAGCGCTGACGGAGAGTGCGCGCAGTCATTTTATTCAGGCTATTGATCAGAACAACCTCAGTGAGGCCGACAAGCAGCGGCTGTTTACCGCCTTATTGGCCGTCAGGGCCGCCAAGGCGGGATGA
- a CDS encoding serine hydrolase domain-containing protein, translating to MSEIPLNWRAAQAVANRLLADWQSDNQPGGAITLFDAAQVRATAYAGRADMAQNTPFNADTVVRYASVTKHIFATLALNATDQALSLNDRLGDLLPELRKPLSNVTVGQALDMTSGLPDVRETLGLLGISVHTRSEAQPVMQFLQGLEGLNYPAGSEITYTNTGYRLVEAALQAKGYDFDQLVQQHIAQPLQVQLRAPESWYDVVPGLAPGYWRSEQGWQLASAGLHLSASGSLTGSANALTRWLQTLLANQGPGRGVLAQLSAPRHLNQGQVSAYGLGLAQTPLGEHRLLGHGGSHAGYKTYFLLSPDRQSGVVVVANREDCDSFNMALQVMAALLGEALPKRSTAIPDGIYTTVADPYWLEVKDGNVAYLGSEEALYQADDGYAVSLSAHMPMRLKWTGEAVEGEVCHVPRSFLPVTPNRDCLKHVQGLWYHPQYRTAFEICGDRVHIGVGPASQTGKISSLGQGRMLVESSDGPWLKRFCLYFRGYSVDLIANRSRVLTFQRSSVDRD from the coding sequence ATGTCCGAAATCCCGCTGAACTGGCGTGCCGCGCAGGCCGTCGCCAATAGACTGCTGGCTGATTGGCAGTCCGACAACCAACCCGGTGGCGCTATTACCCTGTTCGATGCCGCACAAGTACGCGCAACTGCCTATGCCGGGCGAGCCGATATGGCGCAAAATACCCCTTTTAACGCAGATACCGTGGTGCGCTACGCTTCCGTCACCAAACATATTTTCGCCACACTGGCGCTCAACGCTACGGATCAGGCCCTGAGCCTGAATGACCGCCTGGGTGACTTGCTGCCTGAGCTGCGAAAGCCGCTGTCAAATGTGACCGTCGGCCAGGCGCTGGATATGACCAGCGGGCTGCCTGACGTACGTGAAACACTGGGGCTGCTGGGTATTTCGGTGCATACCCGCAGCGAAGCGCAACCGGTCATGCAGTTTCTGCAGGGGCTAGAGGGGCTGAACTACCCGGCAGGCAGCGAAATCACCTATACCAATACTGGCTACCGGTTGGTTGAAGCGGCCCTACAGGCCAAAGGCTATGACTTCGACCAACTGGTTCAGCAGCACATTGCACAGCCGCTGCAGGTGCAACTGCGGGCACCGGAAAGCTGGTATGACGTGGTGCCTGGGCTTGCCCCCGGTTACTGGCGTTCCGAGCAGGGCTGGCAGTTGGCCAGCGCCGGCCTGCACCTTTCCGCCTCCGGCAGCCTGACCGGCAGTGCCAATGCCCTCACTCGCTGGCTGCAAACGCTGCTGGCCAATCAAGGCCCTGGCCGTGGCGTACTGGCGCAACTGAGTGCCCCACGCCATCTCAACCAAGGGCAGGTCAGCGCTTACGGGCTGGGGCTGGCGCAAACGCCGCTCGGCGAACACCGTCTGCTGGGCCACGGCGGTTCGCATGCCGGCTACAAAACTTATTTCCTGCTGTCACCCGACCGGCAATCCGGTGTCGTTGTGGTGGCTAACCGGGAGGATTGCGACAGTTTCAACATGGCACTGCAGGTGATGGCCGCCTTGCTGGGTGAAGCCCTGCCGAAACGCAGCACCGCCATTCCTGATGGCATTTACACCACGGTGGCAGATCCTTACTGGCTGGAAGTGAAAGACGGCAACGTCGCTTATCTGGGCAGTGAAGAGGCGCTGTATCAGGCCGATGACGGCTATGCGGTGTCGCTTTCCGCTCATATGCCGATGCGGCTGAAATGGACCGGTGAAGCGGTAGAAGGTGAAGTGTGCCACGTGCCGCGCAGCTTTCTGCCCGTCACGCCAAACCGCGATTGTCTGAAGCACGTGCAGGGCTTGTGGTACCACCCGCAGTACCGCACCGCCTTCGAGATCTGCGGCGATCGGGTGCACATTGGCGTGGGCCCGGCATCGCAAACCGGGAAGATCAGTTCGCTGGGCCAGGGCCGCATGCTGGTAGAAAGCAGCGACGGCCCGTGGTTGAAACGCTTTTGCCTCTATTTCCGCGGCTACAGCGTAGATTTGATTGCCAATCGCAGCCGGGTGCTGACCTTCCAGCGCAGCAGCGTCGACCGCGATTAG
- the hutG gene encoding N-formylglutamate deformylase — MTIRDALDFHPGSLPLLISIPHAGTRLTPAVEAGLTDDARPLPDTDWHIPQLYDFARAMGASILVGNYSRFVIDLNRPADDKPLYTTATTGLYPDVLFDGRPSFLPGKAPSDQERTGYLEQIWQPYHQQLQDELTRLKAKHGYALLFDAHSIASVIPRLFDGKLPDLNLGTNGGESCAPALSDRLVACCEQQQQFTHVLNGRFKGGYITRAYGRPQEQQHAIQLELAQVNYMSEQYPYAFEPERAASLQRLLKQMIDSLLSGGGQLR; from the coding sequence ATGACCATTCGCGATGCTTTAGATTTCCACCCCGGCAGCCTGCCGCTGCTGATCAGTATTCCCCATGCCGGTACCCGATTGACACCGGCCGTCGAAGCCGGCTTGACCGACGATGCACGGCCACTGCCCGACACTGACTGGCATATCCCACAGCTGTACGATTTCGCTCGTGCCATGGGTGCCAGCATATTGGTCGGCAATTATTCGCGCTTTGTTATCGACTTGAACCGTCCAGCCGACGACAAACCGCTTTATACTACCGCCACCACCGGTCTGTATCCTGACGTATTGTTTGACGGCCGACCGAGCTTCCTACCGGGTAAAGCCCCCTCTGACCAGGAGCGCACCGGCTATCTGGAACAGATCTGGCAACCTTACCACCAACAGTTGCAAGACGAACTGACGCGCCTGAAAGCCAAGCACGGTTACGCGCTGCTGTTCGACGCCCATTCCATTGCCTCCGTTATCCCACGTCTGTTCGACGGTAAGCTGCCAGACCTCAACCTGGGCACCAACGGGGGCGAAAGCTGCGCCCCGGCGCTGAGCGATCGTCTGGTCGCCTGCTGCGAACAGCAACAACAGTTCACGCATGTGCTTAACGGCCGTTTCAAAGGCGGTTATATCACTCGGGCTTATGGCCGTCCGCAAGAGCAGCAGCATGCCATTCAACTGGAGCTGGCGCAGGTGAACTACATGTCCGAACAGTATCCCTATGCGTTTGAGCCCGAGCGTGCCGCCTCTCTGCAACGCCTGCTAAAACAGATGATCGACAGCCTGCTGTCCGGTGGCGGTCAACTGCGTTAA
- the hutI gene encoding imidazolonepropionase, with protein sequence MTSEIHCDSLWHGADVVTMRDGKYHTITNGTIAVRDGKIVWLGEHTALPANLIADETVKFDGGIITPGFVDCHTHLVFGGNRSGEFEQRLNGVSYADIAAQGGGIISTVKATRDADEELLLEQALFRLRPLLAEGVTCVEIKSGYGLTPESELKMLRVARKLGELLPVEVKTTCLAAHALPPEYAHRADDYIDLVCNTIIPQAAAAGLADAVDAFCEHLAFSPAQVARVFAAAEKAGLPVKLHAEQLSALGGSELAAQHHALSADHLEYATEQDARAMGDAGTVAVLLPGAYYLLRETQCPPVELFRKHGVAMAIASDANPGTSPALSLRLMINMACTLFRLTPEEALAGVTVHAAKALGLQASQGTLEAGKLADFVHWPLSRPAELAYWLGGQLPCTVIFRGEVRQ encoded by the coding sequence ATGACCTCTGAGATTCACTGCGACAGCCTGTGGCACGGGGCCGACGTCGTCACCATGCGCGACGGTAAATATCACACCATCACCAACGGCACGATCGCCGTGCGTGACGGCAAGATTGTCTGGCTGGGTGAACATACGGCGTTACCGGCAAACTTGATAGCGGATGAAACCGTGAAATTCGACGGCGGTATCATCACGCCGGGCTTTGTCGACTGCCATACCCATCTGGTGTTCGGTGGCAACCGCAGCGGCGAATTCGAGCAGCGCCTGAATGGCGTAAGCTACGCCGATATCGCCGCCCAGGGCGGTGGCATCATTTCCACCGTCAAGGCTACCCGTGACGCCGACGAAGAACTGCTGCTGGAGCAGGCGCTGTTCCGGCTGCGACCGCTGCTGGCGGAAGGCGTGACCTGCGTGGAGATCAAATCCGGCTACGGGCTGACGCCGGAGAGCGAGCTGAAAATGCTGCGCGTGGCGCGCAAGCTGGGCGAACTGTTGCCGGTTGAAGTGAAAACCACCTGCCTGGCGGCGCACGCGCTGCCACCGGAATATGCCCATCGCGCCGACGACTATATCGATCTGGTGTGCAACACCATTATTCCTCAGGCTGCCGCTGCCGGATTGGCCGATGCGGTTGACGCCTTCTGCGAGCATCTAGCGTTCTCACCGGCGCAGGTGGCGCGCGTGTTCGCCGCAGCGGAAAAAGCCGGTCTTCCCGTTAAGCTGCATGCGGAACAACTTTCGGCCCTGGGCGGGAGTGAATTGGCAGCGCAGCACCATGCCCTTTCCGCCGATCATCTTGAATATGCTACCGAACAGGATGCGCGCGCAATGGGCGATGCAGGCACCGTTGCGGTACTGCTGCCGGGCGCTTATTACCTGCTGCGTGAAACCCAATGCCCACCGGTAGAGCTGTTCCGCAAACACGGCGTAGCCATGGCGATCGCCAGCGATGCGAACCCGGGCACCTCACCGGCGTTGTCCTTGCGTTTGATGATCAACATGGCCTGCACGCTGTTCCGCTTGACGCCGGAAGAGGCGTTGGCGGGCGTCACGGTACATGCGGCCAAGGCGCTGGGCCTGCAGGCAAGCCAGGGGACGCTGGAAGCCGGCAAGCTGGCGGATTTTGTGCACTGGCCGCTGTCCCGTCCGGCTGAACTGGCTTACTGGTTGGGCGGTCAACTGCCCTGTACGGTGATTTTCCGAGGAGAAGTACGTCAATGA
- the hutC gene encoding histidine utilization repressor, with protein MVDQQTVLQLAAAMSDTPAPIYQRVKQAIVNQIRAGHWLPHQRVPSESELVAELGVSRMTINRALRELTTEGYLIRMQGVGTFVAEAKAHTALLEVHNIADEIAARGHRHSSKILQLKARPASEEEALALGIQPGQQLFYSQIVHYENDLPVQVEDRCVNPLIAPDYMKQDFDRVTPYIYLTQAAPLTAGEHIVEAVVPTRQERELLQLEDHEPGLLIHRRTWSGKTVVTSARLLYPGSRYQLFGRFTSEV; from the coding sequence GTGGTTGATCAACAGACCGTGCTGCAACTGGCTGCTGCAATGAGCGATACCCCCGCCCCAATATATCAACGGGTCAAGCAGGCGATCGTGAACCAAATTCGTGCAGGTCATTGGTTGCCGCACCAACGCGTCCCCTCGGAAAGTGAGCTGGTCGCCGAATTGGGCGTCAGCCGGATGACCATTAATCGCGCCTTGCGCGAACTGACCACCGAAGGTTATTTAATCCGCATGCAGGGTGTCGGCACCTTCGTCGCAGAAGCTAAAGCGCACACCGCGCTGCTGGAAGTGCATAACATCGCTGACGAAATCGCCGCCCGGGGTCATCGCCACAGCAGCAAAATCCTGCAGTTGAAAGCGCGACCGGCCAGCGAGGAAGAAGCGTTGGCGCTGGGCATTCAACCAGGCCAGCAGCTTTTCTATTCGCAGATTGTGCATTACGAAAACGATCTGCCGGTACAGGTGGAAGACCGCTGTGTGAATCCGCTGATCGCCCCCGACTACATGAAACAGGATTTCGACCGCGTTACGCCCTATATCTATTTAACGCAGGCCGCGCCGCTGACCGCAGGCGAACACATCGTCGAAGCGGTAGTGCCGACCCGCCAGGAGCGCGAACTGCTGCAGTTGGAAGACCACGAACCCGGATTACTGATCCACCGCCGCACCTGGTCCGGTAAAACCGTGGTCACGTCGGCACGCCTGCTGTACCCGGGCAGCCGTTATCAACTGTTCGGCCGTTTCACCAGCGAAGTCTGA